The Streptomyces sp. NBC_00299 DNA segment AGGTCAAACGGCTGGCAAAGTGGTCCAGGTCCTGGTTAAAAACAAGTGCATTGGCCCTCGCCGGCCCCTGAACCCCGCTGCCCCAACACTTCCCGGCGCGAGTCCGTTTCGTCGTGGCACAGGCCGTCCGCGCAGGAAAGGGGCGGTCGTTCGGGTGCGGGGTCGGTCACAGGACGAACTTCGTGTGCGTTCGGTTCCGGTGAGTGCAGCTGGGTGGCGACGGGGCGGGCACGGTGTGTGTGCTGGGGCGAGTTGCCCTGGCGGGTTCCGGTGCGGCATTACGACCTAGCGGCTCCTGTGTAAGGAAAGAGAGCGCGCCCGCCAAAGAGCACCTGACCTGGGGAAACGCTGTGCACGACCAAGATCGTGGGAACTGGCAAGCAGATCCTGCAGCCGTAGAGGGCGATCTGCAGACCTGAGTACACAGATCCCTCAGCCGTGCCACACAGTCCCAGGAGTCGTGCACCACGACCTGTCGGACTGGGAGAGCGATCGAGCGATCGGTAACTACGGTTCCAGAAACTGGGCACCACGATCCTGAAACAGCACCAGATTGACGTGACGTACATGAGTCCACGCGGGAGCGGCTGAGGGCTCGGCAAAATGATCTATTCACATGAGAGCAAGCGACACGGCGGACAAGCGGAGTTGATTGACGTCTTGCTCATGTACGTTAAGTTCATCTGGTCGGCCTCACAGCCGTCCCTCGTGAACCATCCATCAACCCCCTTGCACCGGAGGGTCCGTTGGGAGCAGTACGCAGGCTGGTCGACGCCGACACGGGCGAACCGGTCCCCTATGCGCCATACGCCTTCTCCGGCAGGCACACACAGGTCGACAAGGCACGCGTCGAGGCGATCACCGAATCGAAGGCGTTCACACCCAGTCAGAAGTTCCTAGTCCTGTGGTGGATCGGGGTCTCGCCCGAAGGTATGGAGCCGCTGAGGGCCACCGGAGCGGACATCGCCAAACGCGTAGGAATGTCCACCGATGCCGTCGGGAAGATCAACAGGAAGCTGGCCAAGCACCGCATCCTGCTCGTCCGAGGACGCATCGGCAATTACAACTTCTACCGGATCAGCCCTTACATCGCCTTCCACGGAACAGGGATCGAACAGCGCGACGCAGTGAAGACGTGCAACCCGCCGGACATCCCCGGATTCAACGAAAACGCCCCTGCACGGTGGGAGGCCCAGTGACCAGCAGTGAGGACAAGCAGAAGAACCTCGAACTGCTTGAGAAGACGGCCGGCATGACCGCCAACCAGCGCCTCGTCGTCATGCTGTACGCCTTGCACCCGACCGACCGGTCCGGCGCTGTCCTTGAGACAGCCGCTAACCTGGCCAAACTCGTCGGCATGGCCCCGCCTGTCTTCTCCCGCACCCGCAAGCAGGTCATCGAAGCCGGCTGGCTCGAGGAGACCGAAAGGCTCGGGCACATCAAGTACTACCGACTCGAACCCAAGCGCATGGGCGAGAACGTCGTCATCCCCCTCCGACGCGCAACCTGACGTCCCACAGACCGCACCTCATGTACGTCACGTCAATGAGGTGCGGTCTGTGGGACGTCTCCCTTGCCCTCCGAGCAACCCTCGAAGCCAGAGGCTGAAGTCCTCACCCTGATCTGCACCCTCATCCTGACCGCCGCCCAGGTCCTTTACCTCATTCGCTGACGACCTCGAACGCGGTGCCAAGGGGCCCGGCCGGGCCCCTTGGGCGTTCTCGCGCGTGCACTTACGCCCGCGCGGGTTGGTGGTGGAGGCCACTTTCATGCACACAAAGATCCGGCTATCCACGCGTTGCCAGCCCGGCGGCACCACGGATCTCCGGCTGGCGCCACTAGGGTCCGTCTTCAAAGATCATCGACTGGTGGATCACGGTGGAGTGATACGTCGTCATGAACTCACCGATCAGGAGTGGGAGTTACTCGCTCCGTTGATACCGCGGGCTGCCACAGGCCGGCCTCGCATGGAGGACCGGCAGGTCATCAACGCGATGGTCTACAAGATCCGAACCGGGATCTCGTGGCGCGACCTGCCGGAACGCTACGGACCGTGGAAGACGGTCTACACCCGCTTCCGCCGCTACGCCCTGGACGGCGTGTTCACCCGGGCCCTGCAGACCATCCAGGCCCACGCGGACGCGGCCGGCGGCATCGACTGGCTCGTCCAGATCGACTCCACCATCGTCCGCGCCCATCAGCACGCCGCCGCCACCGGCCGAAAAGGGGGCGGCACCAGCCGGACGAACCGGACGATCACGCCCTCGGCCGATCCCGAGGCGGACTGACCACCAAGGTCCACCTCGCATGCGACGGGAAGGGCCGCCCGCTCGCGATCCTGCTGACACCCGGCCAACGCCACGACAGTGTCTGTGCACGCCCGCTACTCGAACGGATCCGCGTTCCTCGCAACGGCCTGGGCCGACCTCGCTGCAGGCCCGACCAGGTCATCGCAGACAAGGCCTACAGTTCCCGCGGCTTCCGCGCCTACCTGAGGAAACGCGGCATCGCGCACACCATCCCCGAGAAGACCGACCAGCGCCGGCACCGGCTGAGGCGCGGTTGCCACGGCGGCCGACCACCAGGATTCGACCGGGAAACATACCGCCAACGCAACGTGATCGAGCGCTGCTTCAACCGGCTCAAGAGCTTCCGCGGCATCGCCACGAGATACGAGAAGACCGCCACCTCCAACGAAGCAGCGGTCACCCTCGCATCGTTCCTGCTCTTGGCAAGATCCGTTTGAAGACGGACCCTAGCAGCCCGTGCCGCGCGGTTCAGCTCGCCAGCGCCAGAGCGGTCCGCGTAGACGAGATACGCCCGGCCGGGAAGGCCGGGCGCGTCCACGTTCTTTCGGGGCGCGGGTGAGGTGTTCAGTTCAGGCACGCGGTGGTGGTCAGCGGTGGTGGCGGCCGCGGTGGCGGTGGTGGCCCCAGGACTCGTCGTCGATGAAGCGTCCGTGGTCGTTGCGGAGGGTGGCGGTGTCGGAGCGGTTGTCCCAGACGTAATGGCGGCGGTCCTGGTAGAGGTCGCTGTCGGTGTCGCGGCCGTGGCCGGTGTGGATGCGGACGGTGGCGCGGCCTTCGAGGCGGTAGTGGTCGAAGGTGTGGGTGCGGCCGTCTTCGTCCTGGAGGGTCCAGCCGTCGAGGTTGACGCTGCGGCGGGCGGCCGGGACCGGGCGCTGTTCTTCGCCGAGGGCGCCACTGCCAATGCACTGCAGGCCGTTCAGGTCGCGGACCGGTGGCATCTCTGGCACAACCTCAGCGAGGCCGCCGAGCGGAGCGGTCGCCCAGCACCGTTGCTGCCTCCGCGCTCTGGTCCCCACGGTCCCCGGACCCGGACCCGGACCCAAGGCTGTTCTGGCCGCGGACTCGTCCGGTTCTCCTTGGCCGCGCGGGCACCGATTCGCCGACTGGACCCGGGCCCGGCATGCCGCCGTCCACGCACTGCTGACGGCGGGACACAGCCGGCGCTCGGTCCAGCCACGGCTCCGGAAACACATAGCCCCATCCCAGACATCGTCAACATGCCTGAACACCCCTCGGATAGCCGTCAGGCATGCGGCTGAACTCAAACACGGCTCACATGCCTGATGATCAGCCAGCACTAGAGATAACGGCGGCGGGTGGAGGGGTAGAGTCCGACGGGCGCACGCCTCCGGGCCGGAAGGGTTCCTTTTCCCGCTCAAACGATCTTGAGGTAGAAGAACAGGTCGAGGTCCGCGGCCCGTTGGGGATCGCGCTCGTACAGGGACAGATCGCGATTGGCCGAGGTGCCTCCGACCCTCAGGTGCTCCGCGTTCAGGTACACCCGGTGGCCCGTATCGGGATCAGGGGCCCAGATGTGAGCGGATCGGATCCGCAGGAGGCAGAGGACCGGCGGGACCGTCTCCGCGGGCTGCCATTGGACCTGCCCGACTTCGTCCAGGACGACCTTGTTGCCCCACTGGTGCTGCGGCGCACTGTCGAGGAACACCCCGGCCATCTCCGACGGCGTCCACTGCAATCTCGCGGTTCCCGTCGTCTGCGTCACCTTCACGGTCCCGTCCAGCCGCACCCGGTGAAACCCGAAGGGGGCGGTGATGTTCGGGGTCAACAGGACGTCGGACTCCGAGGCCCGTGCCCAGTAGACCTTGTCGGGATCCGTCACCGGGTAGGGCAGCTCCAGGTGGACCTCGATCAGCGGGTCGAACGGCTTTGCAGCCGTCCACAACTTCATCTCGGGATCCGGCATGCTGATGCCCAGGGAGATCCCGTCCACGAAGGCGGTATGCGATACCTCGGTTCCGTTGCGGATGAGGCCTTGCTGAATCAGATTCCATACCCCTTCATGGTCGACCAGATCGATCGACTCGAGCCGCAGCGTCGGGGGCACCACGGGACCGCCCATGTTGGCGCACAGCACGTCGAGCGCCTCCTGCACCGTCTTGGATCCCTGGAGCAGTTCGCAGCCACCGGGCAGGTAGCTCGTGGCGGCGGCCGTCCGGAAGCCGGCCGTGAAGAGCAGCGGCGGGCCCTCGGGAGTGCCCGCCGGCGAGGTGAGCACCGCCTGCACGTGGTGGTCCTCGTCGGCACGGCTCGCGTCGACGGCCCACGGGACCTCGCACAGCCCGTTCTCGTCCGTCTCGCTCGTGAAGCTCTTCGCCCCGTCCACCGCGGAGCCCCCGACCTGGCTCGGAATGCCGCCCGCGGGCATGCTCCAGGTGACTACGGCCCTGGGGACTGGGACGCGCCCGCGCAGCACCGCGACCCGTAGCCTGCCGGGCAGGGTGACGAAGCCGCCGCCCGCCGGCTCCGGGACCTCCTGACAGTCGCCGCCCCGGTACAGCAGCGCGCGGTCGGTCAGGGTGGCGGCGTGCACCCGGCAGTCCCGGGCGGTCGTCGGGCCGGTCAGGGCGGCCAGCGGCGCGTACCGGATCTCCGGGCCGTGTGGCCGCTCGTGCCGGCCCTCCGGCCAGTCGACCGACCCGTCGGCCCGGGCGGCGAACGTCCAGTGGTCGCCGCGGCGGAAGACGTCGAGGCCGCCCCGGCCCAGGCGGACCGCCAGGCCGTCGCCCAGGTCGAGGGGCAGCGAGAGTTTCGGATCGTCGGGCGACGCCTGAGCGGCGGCGACCCCCTTGCCGTTCGGGAAGGCGTCCCACAGCCGCAGGAACCAGCCCGTCGTGTCGCTCTTGATCGATCCAGCGAGGGCCGTCGCGGCGGTCTCCAGTGTCACGACGGTGTCCGTGACCCGCGCGACCTGGAACAGCCGTTGCCACTGGACCGCGTCGCGGGGGTCGACGTCGTCGTGCTCCGACACGAACTCGGCGT contains these protein-coding regions:
- a CDS encoding MarR family transcriptional regulator — its product is MGAVRRLVDADTGEPVPYAPYAFSGRHTQVDKARVEAITESKAFTPSQKFLVLWWIGVSPEGMEPLRATGADIAKRVGMSTDAVGKINRKLAKHRILLVRGRIGNYNFYRISPYIAFHGTGIEQRDAVKTCNPPDIPGFNENAPARWEAQ
- a CDS encoding replication initiation protein, RepL2, with the translated sequence MTANQRLVVMLYALHPTDRSGAVLETAANLAKLVGMAPPVFSRTRKQVIEAGWLEETERLGHIKYYRLEPKRMGENVVIPLRRAT
- a CDS encoding IS5 family transposase (programmed frameshift) produces the protein MRRHELTDQEWELLAPLIPRAATGRPRMEDRQVINAMVYKIRTGISWRDLPERYGPWKTVYTRFRRYALDGVFTRALQTIQAHADAAGGIDWLVQIDSTIVRAHQHAAATGRKGGGTSDEPDDHALGRSRGGLTTKVHLACDGKGRPLAILLTPGQRHDSVCARPLLERIRVPRNGLGRPRCRPDQVIADKAYSSRGFRAYLRKRGIAHTIPEKTDQRRHRLRRGCHGGRPPGFDRETYRQRNVIERCFNRLKSFRGIATRYEKTATSNEAAVTLASFLLLARSV
- a CDS encoding lamin tail domain-containing protein, with the protein product MPPVRDLNGLQCIGSGALGEEQRPVPAARRSVNLDGWTLQDEDGRTHTFDHYRLEGRATVRIHTGHGRDTDSDLYQDRRHYVWDNRSDTATLRNDHGRFIDDESWGHHRHRGRHHR
- a CDS encoding DUF6519 domain-containing protein, producing the protein MTIRNDATRLTVRAQDERQPRSVVVRQGQVLLDADLDAQGRHLLDRVETETGDVLGSGGRLVVPAPSGAFSVTPAAAPGACGIGTGHGFLGGWLVENRTENCLVDNQPHPWTGTATTGPVLLALKALVRYVDSVEEPAYADPALGDAQAAGRALVDWQVFPYVPEGGWGTGPDCATVTEHGDWKKLVQPSTGTLTVVPDQAPPSSDPCSLTPQGGFSRPENLLYRIEVHGGVPNSDWPDADGPRFGMEGLTVKLSRRNASVLARVVTVDGTAVTVEPPALDPLNWFTAGAYAEFVSEHDDVDPRDAVQWQRLFQVARVTDTVVTLETAATALAGSIKSDTTGWFLRLWDAFPNGKGVAAAQASPDDPKLSLPLDLGDGLAVRLGRGGLDVFRRGDHWTFAARADGSVDWPEGRHERPHGPEIRYAPLAALTGPTTARDCRVHAATLTDRALLYRGGDCQEVPEPAGGGFVTLPGRLRVAVLRGRVPVPRAVVTWSMPAGGIPSQVGGSAVDGAKSFTSETDENGLCEVPWAVDASRADEDHHVQAVLTSPAGTPEGPPLLFTAGFRTAAATSYLPGGCELLQGSKTVQEALDVLCANMGGPVVPPTLRLESIDLVDHEGVWNLIQQGLIRNGTEVSHTAFVDGISLGISMPDPEMKLWTAAKPFDPLIEVHLELPYPVTDPDKVYWARASESDVLLTPNITAPFGFHRVRLDGTVKVTQTTGTARLQWTPSEMAGVFLDSAPQHQWGNKVVLDEVGQVQWQPAETVPPVLCLLRIRSAHIWAPDPDTGHRVYLNAEHLRVGGTSANRDLSLYERDPQRAADLDLFFYLKIV